From a region of the Prevotella melaninogenica genome:
- a CDS encoding thymidine kinase, with protein sequence MTKIDNHNGERRRQGRIEVICGSMFSGKTEELIRRMKRAKFAKQRVEIFKPSIDTRYSDEDVVSHDQNSIHSTPIDSSGNILLLASDIDVVGIDEAQFLDEGLTDICNKLANNGVRVIVAGLDMDFKGVPFGPIPALCAIADEVTKVHAICVKCGALAYVSHRLIADDRRVMLGEQQEYEPLCRECYKKATQEEANKNV encoded by the coding sequence ATGACAAAGATAGACAATCATAACGGTGAAAGACGTCGTCAAGGACGCATTGAGGTGATATGTGGAAGTATGTTCTCTGGTAAAACCGAAGAACTCATCCGTCGTATGAAACGTGCAAAGTTTGCAAAACAGAGGGTTGAGATTTTCAAACCTTCTATTGATACACGCTATTCAGACGAGGATGTAGTCAGTCACGACCAGAACAGCATCCACTCTACACCTATCGACTCATCTGGCAACATTCTTCTTCTTGCCTCAGACATTGATGTCGTGGGCATTGACGAGGCACAGTTCTTAGACGAGGGACTCACTGATATCTGCAACAAGTTGGCAAACAACGGTGTACGTGTCATCGTTGCAGGACTCGACATGGACTTCAAAGGCGTGCCTTTCGGCCCTATCCCTGCGCTTTGTGCTATTGCAGACGAGGTAACAAAGGTACACGCAATCTGTGTGAAGTGCGGTGCGTTGGCATACGTTAGCCACCGTCTCATTGCTGACGACCGTCGTGTCATGCTCGGAGAGCAGCAGGAATATGAGCCTTTATGCCGTGAGTGCTACAAGAAGGCGACACAGGAAGAAGCAAACAAAAACGTTTAA
- a CDS encoding AI-2E family transporter produces the protein MRQTITFDKFIRWALIALGVLAVGFIINALSEVLLPFFIAWLIAYLLYPIVKFVQYKLHVPGRALSIIITFLLVAALFTAIFLFIVPPMINQVDKFMTIANRYLHETTHTNDIATMIQKWIRENQTEIERFLKSPDFTNTIKTAMPKIFSVIGQTASIVISIIASCITLLYTFFILLDYEVLTNNWIRIFPKNVRPFWAGLAQDAERELNNYIRGQGLVSLCMGILFCIGFTIIDFPMAIGMGILIGILNLVPYLHTFALIPTAFLALLKAADTGQNFWIIFASALIVFAVVQLLMDMVITPKIMGKAMGLNPAILLLSLSVWGALLGFIGLIIALPLTTLIIAYWQRYVTKEGDGVQVENIPAIAEEKKEDKE, from the coding sequence ATGAGACAAACAATCACTTTTGATAAGTTCATACGTTGGGCATTGATAGCACTTGGTGTTTTAGCAGTTGGATTTATCATCAACGCCCTTTCCGAGGTTCTTTTGCCATTCTTTATAGCATGGCTAATTGCCTACCTCCTCTATCCTATCGTGAAGTTCGTACAATATAAACTCCACGTTCCAGGCAGAGCTTTGAGCATAATCATCACCTTCTTGTTGGTTGCAGCACTCTTTACTGCCATCTTCCTGTTCATCGTTCCACCAATGATCAATCAGGTTGATAAGTTTATGACGATTGCCAATCGCTATCTACATGAGACGACACACACCAATGACATAGCGACAATGATACAGAAATGGATTAGGGAGAATCAGACAGAAATCGAAAGATTCTTAAAGAGTCCAGACTTCACAAACACGATTAAGACCGCTATGCCAAAGATATTCTCTGTAATAGGTCAGACGGCAAGTATCGTGATTTCTATCATTGCATCATGTATCACCCTACTCTATACCTTCTTTATCCTACTTGATTACGAGGTATTGACAAATAATTGGATTAGGATATTCCCAAAGAACGTACGTCCTTTCTGGGCTGGATTGGCGCAGGATGCTGAGCGAGAGTTGAATAATTATATACGTGGACAGGGATTAGTTTCACTCTGTATGGGTATACTCTTCTGCATTGGCTTTACCATTATTGATTTCCCAATGGCTATCGGTATGGGAATCCTTATTGGTATTCTTAACCTTGTTCCTTATCTCCACACCTTTGCACTTATCCCAACAGCTTTCCTTGCATTGCTCAAAGCTGCTGACACAGGACAGAATTTCTGGATTATCTTTGCCTCTGCACTGATCGTATTTGCGGTTGTACAGCTGCTAATGGATATGGTGATAACACCAAAGATTATGGGTAAAGCAATGGGACTCAACCCAGCTATTCTACTCCTTTCTCTCTCTGTTTGGGGTGCTCTCTTGGGCTTTATCGGACTTATCATAGCCTTACCACTCACGACCCTTATCATTGCTTACTGGCAAAGATATGTCACCAAAGAGGGTGATGGGGTTCAGGTAGAAAACATACCGGCTATTGCTGAGGAAAAGAAAGAAGATAAAGAATAA
- a CDS encoding type I phosphomannose isomerase catalytic subunit — MEMFKFNPLLKSILWGGEKIVPFKHLTSDQKQVGESWEISGVKDNESVVSNGEYKGWTLNKLVETLKDKLVGKENYERFGNEFPLLVKFIDAREQLSIQVHPTDEQAQAQGLGRGKTEMWYVMESDADASLRSGLKQQITPEQYKEMVENDTITEALSEYPVKEGDVFFLPAGRIHSIGAGCFLAEIQETSDVTYRIYDFKRQDAEGNYRQLHTKEAAECIDYTVYPDYRTQYEARQNEPVELVSCPYFTTSVYDLTEPMTLDYSDLDSFVIFVGLKGEGEITDAEGNTISFRAGESVLLPATATTVKVSGTVKFLESYV; from the coding sequence ATGGAAATGTTTAAGTTTAATCCTCTTTTGAAGTCTATCCTTTGGGGTGGTGAAAAGATAGTACCTTTCAAGCATTTGACTTCTGATCAGAAGCAAGTGGGCGAAAGTTGGGAGATTTCAGGTGTTAAAGACAATGAGAGTGTTGTCTCTAATGGCGAATACAAAGGCTGGACACTGAACAAACTTGTTGAGACATTGAAGGATAAACTGGTGGGTAAGGAGAACTATGAACGCTTTGGCAATGAGTTCCCTCTGCTTGTTAAGTTCATTGATGCACGCGAGCAGCTTTCTATTCAGGTTCACCCAACAGACGAACAGGCACAAGCACAGGGCTTAGGTCGTGGTAAGACTGAGATGTGGTATGTGATGGAAAGTGATGCCGATGCCTCTCTCCGCAGTGGTTTGAAGCAGCAGATTACACCAGAACAGTACAAGGAAATGGTTGAAAATGATACCATTACTGAGGCTTTGTCAGAATATCCTGTTAAGGAAGGCGACGTATTCTTCTTGCCAGCAGGTCGTATTCACTCTATTGGTGCAGGCTGTTTCTTGGCAGAGATACAGGAGACAAGCGACGTAACCTACCGCATCTATGACTTCAAGCGTCAGGATGCAGAGGGTAACTATCGCCAATTGCATACCAAGGAAGCTGCTGAGTGCATTGATTATACTGTCTATCCAGACTATCGCACACAGTATGAGGCACGTCAGAATGAGCCTGTAGAACTCGTTAGCTGTCCTTACTTCACCACATCTGTTTATGATCTTACAGAACCCATGACGCTCGATTATAGCGATTTGGATTCTTTTGTCATCTTCGTTGGACTCAAGGGTGAGGGTGAGATTACTGATGCTGAAGGCAATACTATTTCGTTCCGCGCAGGTGAGAGTGTACTCCTTCCAGCTACAGCAACCACTGTTAAGGTTTCAGGAACAGTTAAGTTCTTGGAGTCTTACGTATAA
- a CDS encoding glycoside hydrolase 5 family protein, with amino-acid sequence MAIIALAMAVNMMAGDFVKVKNGRFVRGGKPYYYVGANFWYGPILGSEGPGGDRARLRRELDEMQRLGIDNLRILVGADGLPGVEDKIEPVLQSRPGVYNDSILAGLDYLLTEMSKRKMVAVLYLTNSWEWSGGYGVYLEWADEGPALIPRRDGYGTYTKFASKFAANQKAHLMLYDHIRFILSRTNRYSGVKYVDDPTIMSWQICNEPRAFSKEALPEFEKWLSEATALVRSLDQNHLISLGSEGAFGCERDYSCFERICADKNVDYCNIHIWPYNWQWARKTHLKEDLKASFKQTQEYIDSHLAICKRLNKPLVLEEFGYPRDGFSFSLKSTTKARDAYYKYVMEIVAENATNGGLLVGCNFWGWGGYGKPRHERWQAGDDFTCDPAHEPQGFYSVFASDKSTQKIIQKQTKRMSEIK; translated from the coding sequence ATGGCAATTATTGCCTTGGCAATGGCTGTGAATATGATGGCCGGTGACTTTGTGAAAGTAAAGAACGGACGCTTTGTTCGTGGTGGAAAACCCTACTATTACGTGGGAGCAAACTTCTGGTATGGACCTATACTTGGCTCTGAAGGACCGGGAGGAGACCGTGCGCGCCTTCGTCGAGAACTCGATGAGATGCAGCGTTTGGGTATTGATAACCTTCGAATCTTGGTGGGTGCAGATGGTTTGCCTGGTGTTGAGGATAAGATAGAACCTGTTTTACAGTCTCGCCCGGGTGTCTATAACGATTCTATTCTTGCAGGATTAGACTATCTTTTAACTGAGATGAGCAAGCGAAAGATGGTTGCTGTACTTTATCTCACCAACTCTTGGGAATGGAGTGGAGGCTATGGTGTTTATTTGGAGTGGGCTGATGAGGGACCTGCTTTGATACCACGAAGAGACGGCTATGGCACTTATACAAAGTTTGCCAGCAAGTTTGCTGCTAATCAGAAGGCACATTTAATGTTATATGATCATATTCGCTTCATCCTTAGTCGTACCAACCGATACTCTGGTGTCAAGTATGTTGATGACCCTACAATCATGTCTTGGCAGATTTGTAACGAGCCTCGTGCCTTCTCAAAGGAAGCTTTGCCAGAGTTTGAGAAGTGGCTTTCAGAGGCTACAGCACTCGTTCGCAGTCTTGATCAGAACCATCTGATAAGTCTTGGAAGTGAAGGTGCCTTTGGTTGTGAGCGTGACTATAGTTGCTTTGAGCGTATCTGTGCAGATAAGAATGTGGACTATTGCAATATTCACATTTGGCCATACAACTGGCAATGGGCAAGAAAGACACATTTGAAAGAGGACCTCAAGGCAAGTTTTAAGCAGACACAAGAATATATCGACAGCCATCTTGCCATCTGCAAGCGTCTTAATAAGCCACTTGTTCTTGAAGAGTTCGGTTATCCTCGTGATGGTTTCTCCTTCTCATTGAAGAGTACAACCAAGGCGCGCGATGCTTATTACAAGTATGTTATGGAAATTGTTGCAGAGAATGCAACGAATGGTGGACTCCTTGTTGGTTGTAACTTCTGGGGTTGGGGCGGTTATGGAAAACCTCGTCATGAGCGTTGGCAGGCGGGAGACGACTTCACCTGCGATCCAGCACATGAGCCACAAGGATTCTACAGTGTGTTTGCATCAGACAAATCAACACAAAAGATAATTCAGAAACAGACAAAGCGAATGTCTGAAATTAAGTAA
- a CDS encoding methylenetetrahydrofolate reductase yields the protein MGNNITDIKQLLNDETDEKHFSFEVLPPLKGNGTASLFRNIDQLKEFNPSFINITTHHSEFVYHEREDGLLERQRIRRRPGTVAIAAAIQQRYGIPVIPHVICSGATKEDIEYELLDLQFLGIENLMLLRGDKAREDRFFTPTEGGHSHTTELIEQVNSFNEGIFIDGSTMKHPGRPFVYGVACYPEKHEEAPNLEQDLRYLKMKQDLGATFAVTQLFYDNETFYNFVDQARKIGVTIPIIPGIKPFAKLSQLNVVPKTFHCDIPEELAGLALLCKSDEEARLLGIEWAVRQVKDLYAHGFNNVHFYTVSAVSSVHEVMKRLVETGLLQQNSK from the coding sequence ATGGGCAACAACATAACAGATATAAAGCAATTACTGAATGATGAGACCGACGAGAAACATTTCTCGTTTGAGGTTCTTCCTCCTTTGAAGGGTAACGGAACAGCGTCTCTTTTCCGCAATATTGATCAGCTCAAGGAGTTTAATCCGAGCTTCATAAACATAACCACTCACCATAGTGAGTTCGTATATCACGAGCGCGAAGACGGACTATTGGAACGCCAGCGCATACGTCGTCGACCTGGAACGGTAGCCATTGCAGCTGCTATCCAGCAAAGGTATGGTATTCCTGTCATCCCTCATGTGATATGCTCGGGTGCAACGAAAGAAGATATTGAGTACGAATTGCTCGATTTACAGTTTCTTGGTATAGAGAACTTGATGCTTCTGCGTGGTGATAAAGCCCGCGAAGACCGATTCTTCACACCGACAGAAGGCGGTCATAGCCATACGACAGAACTGATTGAACAAGTGAATAGTTTCAACGAAGGTATATTCATTGATGGTTCTACCATGAAGCATCCAGGTAGACCTTTCGTGTATGGTGTGGCATGTTATCCAGAGAAACATGAGGAAGCACCTAACCTTGAACAGGACCTACGTTACCTCAAGATGAAGCAGGATCTTGGTGCAACATTTGCCGTTACACAGCTTTTCTACGACAATGAGACGTTCTATAACTTCGTTGATCAGGCTCGTAAGATTGGCGTTACCATTCCTATCATACCAGGAATTAAGCCTTTCGCAAAGCTATCTCAACTGAATGTCGTTCCAAAGACATTCCATTGTGACATCCCAGAAGAGCTTGCTGGATTAGCTTTACTTTGTAAGTCGGATGAGGAGGCACGCCTGTTGGGTATTGAATGGGCTGTTAGACAGGTGAAAGACCTTTATGCACATGGTTT